A genomic window from Streptomyces mirabilis includes:
- the aceE gene encoding pyruvate dehydrogenase (acetyl-transferring), homodimeric type, translating to MVSGSDRNPIIIGGLPSQVPDFDPEETQEWLDSLDAAVDERGRERARYLMLRLIERAREKRVAVPEMRSTDYVNTIATKDEPFFPGNEEIERKILNATRWNAAVMVSRAQRPGIGVGGHIATFASSASLYDVGFNHFFRGKDEGDGGDQIFFQGHASPGIYARAFLLDRLSEQQLDAFRQEKSKAPYGLSSYPHPRLMPGFWEFPTVSMGLGPLGAIFQARMNRYMEARGIADTSKSHVWAFLGDGEMDEPESLGQLSIAAREGLDNLTFVVNCNLQRLDGPVRGNGKIIQELESQFRGAGWNVIKLVWDRTWDPLLAQDRDGVLVNKLNTTPDGQFQTYATETGDYIRRHFFGDDHRLRAMVENMTDDQILHLGRGGHDHKKIFAAFSAAKAHAGQPTVILAQTVKGWTLGPNFEGRNATHQMKKLTVADLKGFRDRLHLPISDKELESGAPPYYHPGRNSEEIQYMHDRRKGLGGYVPTRVVRSQPLALPDDKAYASVKKGSGQQSIATTMAFVRLLKDLMRDKEIGKRFVLIAPDEYRTFGMDSFFPSAKIYNPLGQQYESVDRDLLLAYKESPTGQMLHDGISEAGCTASLIAAGSAYATHGEPLIPVYVFYSMFGFQRTGDQFWQMADQLARGFVLGATAGRTTLTGEGLQHADGHSQLLASTNPGCVAYDPAFGFEIAHIVKDGLRRMYGSSDEHPHGEDVFYYLTVYNEPIQHPAEPADVDVDGILKGIHRYAEGTSGSVPAQILASGVAVPWAVEAQRILAEEWNVRADVWSATSWNELRREAVDVERHNLLHPEEEQRVPYVTQKLSGAEGPFVAVSDWMRSVPDQISRWVPGTYQSLGADGFGFADTRGAARRFFHIDAQSIVVAVLTELAREGKVDRSVLKQAIDRYQLLDVASADPGAAGGDA from the coding sequence GTGGTTTCCGGATCCGATCGCAATCCGATCATCATTGGCGGCCTTCCCAGTCAGGTCCCGGACTTCGACCCCGAAGAGACCCAGGAGTGGCTCGACTCCCTCGACGCCGCCGTCGACGAGCGCGGCCGTGAGCGCGCCCGCTATCTGATGCTGCGGCTGATCGAGAGGGCCCGCGAGAAGCGCGTGGCCGTGCCCGAGATGCGCAGCACGGACTACGTCAACACGATCGCCACCAAGGACGAGCCCTTCTTCCCCGGCAACGAGGAGATCGAGCGCAAGATCCTCAACGCCACCCGTTGGAACGCCGCCGTGATGGTCTCGCGCGCCCAGCGTCCCGGCATCGGCGTCGGCGGTCACATCGCCACCTTCGCCTCCTCCGCCTCGCTCTACGACGTCGGCTTCAACCACTTCTTCCGTGGCAAGGACGAGGGCGACGGCGGCGACCAGATCTTCTTCCAGGGGCACGCCTCCCCCGGTATCTACGCCCGCGCGTTCCTCCTCGACCGGCTCTCCGAGCAGCAGCTCGACGCGTTCCGGCAGGAGAAGTCGAAGGCCCCGTACGGTCTGTCCTCGTACCCGCACCCCCGCCTGATGCCGGGCTTCTGGGAGTTCCCGACCGTCTCCATGGGCCTCGGTCCGCTCGGCGCGATCTTCCAGGCGCGGATGAACCGCTACATGGAGGCGCGCGGCATCGCGGACACCTCCAAGTCACACGTCTGGGCGTTCCTCGGGGACGGCGAGATGGACGAGCCGGAATCGCTCGGACAGCTGTCCATCGCCGCTCGAGAGGGCCTGGACAACCTGACCTTCGTCGTCAACTGCAACCTCCAGCGCCTCGACGGCCCGGTACGCGGCAACGGAAAGATCATCCAGGAGCTGGAGTCCCAGTTCCGGGGCGCCGGCTGGAACGTCATCAAGCTGGTCTGGGACCGCACCTGGGACCCGCTGCTCGCGCAGGACCGCGACGGCGTGCTGGTCAACAAGCTGAACACCACCCCGGACGGCCAGTTCCAGACGTACGCCACCGAGACGGGCGACTACATCCGCCGGCACTTCTTCGGTGACGACCACCGGCTGCGCGCGATGGTCGAGAACATGACCGACGACCAGATCCTGCACCTGGGGCGCGGCGGTCACGACCACAAGAAGATCTTCGCGGCGTTCTCGGCGGCCAAGGCGCACGCGGGCCAGCCGACGGTGATCCTGGCGCAGACGGTCAAGGGCTGGACGCTCGGCCCGAACTTCGAGGGCCGCAACGCCACGCACCAGATGAAGAAGCTGACGGTCGCCGACCTCAAGGGCTTCCGGGACCGTCTGCACCTGCCGATCTCCGACAAGGAGCTGGAGTCCGGCGCGCCCCCGTACTACCACCCGGGCCGGAACTCGGAAGAGATCCAGTACATGCACGACCGCCGCAAGGGGCTCGGCGGATACGTCCCCACCCGCGTCGTACGGTCGCAGCCGCTGGCCCTGCCGGACGACAAGGCGTACGCGAGTGTGAAGAAGGGCTCCGGTCAGCAGTCGATCGCCACGACCATGGCGTTCGTACGACTGCTGAAGGACCTCATGCGGGACAAGGAGATCGGCAAGCGGTTCGTGCTGATCGCGCCCGACGAGTACCGCACGTTCGGCATGGACTCGTTCTTCCCGAGCGCGAAGATCTACAACCCGCTCGGTCAGCAGTACGAGTCCGTGGACCGCGATCTGCTCCTGGCCTACAAGGAGTCGCCGACCGGTCAGATGCTGCACGACGGCATCTCGGAGGCGGGCTGCACGGCTTCGCTGATCGCCGCGGGTTCGGCGTACGCCACGCACGGCGAGCCGCTGATCCCGGTCTACGTCTTCTACTCGATGTTCGGTTTCCAGCGCACCGGTGACCAGTTCTGGCAGATGGCCGACCAGTTGGCGCGCGGTTTCGTCCTGGGTGCGACCGCCGGGCGTACGACTCTGACCGGTGAGGGCCTTCAGCACGCGGACGGCCACTCACAGCTGCTCGCCTCGACCAACCCGGGCTGTGTCGCGTACGACCCGGCGTTCGGGTTCGAGATCGCGCACATCGTCAAGGACGGTCTGCGCCGGATGTACGGCTCGTCCGACGAACACCCGCACGGCGAGGACGTCTTCTACTACCTCACCGTCTACAACGAGCCGATCCAGCACCCGGCCGAGCCCGCGGACGTCGATGTGGACGGCATCCTCAAGGGCATCCACCGCTACGCGGAAGGAACTTCGGGTTCCGTCCCGGCGCAGATCCTGGCGTCCGGTGTCGCCGTGCCGTGGGCGGTCGAGGCGCAGCGGATCCTCGCCGAGGAGTGGAACGTGCGCGCCGACGTCTGGTCGGCGACCTCCTGGAACGAGCTGCGGCGCGAGGCCGTCGACGTGGAGCGGCACAATCTGCTGCACCCCGAGGAGGAGCAGCGCGTCCCGTACGTGACGCAGAAGCTGAGCGGCGCCGAGGGTCCGTTCGTGGCCGTCTCCGACTGGATGCGATCGGTTCCGGACCAGATCTCGCGGTGGGTGCCGGGCACGTACCAGTCGCTGGGCGCGGACGGCTTCGGCTTCGCGGACACGCGAGGCGCGGCGCGGCGCTTCTTCCACATCGACGCGCAGTCGATCGTGGTCGCGGTGCTGACCGAACTGGCCCGTGAGGGCAAGGTCGACCGGTCGGTGCTGAAGCAGGCGATCGACCGCTATCAGCTGCTCGACGTGGCGTCGGCCGACCCGGGAGCCGCGGGCGGCGACGCGTAG
- a CDS encoding potassium channel family protein has product MNEQSVQVRWEQRTQRPLLGLAVAFAVAYAVPIVDSDASRGLTGACTAVEWTVWGAFAADYLVRLILVRDRRDFVRTHWMDLCAVILPILQPLRLLRLVATLTLVGRRARMDEQIRLTTYVGGAVVGLLMFGSLAVLSVERESPNGNIKTLGDAVWWSFTTMTTVGYGDHAPTTGLGRMIAVGLMLSGIALLGVVTANIAAWFISRFEKDDVEERRQTAAIESLTEEVRALRAEVAALAGGVRHPVPEGAEERSR; this is encoded by the coding sequence ATGAACGAGCAATCCGTGCAGGTCCGTTGGGAGCAGCGCACGCAGCGGCCCCTGCTGGGACTCGCGGTGGCCTTCGCCGTCGCCTACGCCGTGCCGATCGTGGACAGCGACGCGAGCCGTGGCCTGACCGGCGCGTGCACGGCCGTGGAGTGGACGGTCTGGGGCGCGTTCGCCGCCGACTACCTCGTGCGCCTCATACTCGTCCGGGACCGCAGGGACTTCGTCCGTACGCACTGGATGGACCTGTGCGCGGTGATCCTGCCGATTCTCCAGCCGCTACGACTGCTGCGGCTCGTCGCGACGCTCACGCTGGTCGGGCGGCGGGCCCGGATGGATGAACAGATCCGGCTGACGACCTACGTCGGGGGCGCGGTCGTCGGACTGCTGATGTTCGGCTCGCTCGCGGTGCTGTCGGTGGAGCGGGAGTCGCCGAACGGGAACATCAAGACGCTGGGTGACGCCGTGTGGTGGTCGTTCACCACGATGACGACGGTGGGGTACGGGGATCACGCGCCGACCACCGGTCTCGGGCGGATGATCGCGGTCGGGCTGATGCTCTCCGGTATCGCGTTGCTCGGTGTCGTGACCGCGAACATCGCCGCGTGGTTCATCTCGCGGTTCGAGAAGGACGACGTGGAGGAGCGGCGGCAGACGGCGGCGATCGAGTCGCTCACGGAGGAAGTGCGGGCGCTCCGGGCGGAGGTGGCTGCGCTGGCTGGTGGGGTTCGGCACCCGGTGCCAGAGGGTGCGGAAGAGCGTTCGCGCTAG
- a CDS encoding MFS transporter, which yields MTSQTTIDTTGSGDKAPVAPSDKAPSDGLRGHPWFTLFTVAVGVMMVALDGTIVAIANPAIQKDLGASFADVQWITNGYFLALAVTLITAGKLGDRFGHRQTFLIGVVGFAAASGAIGFSSSIALVVTFRVFQGLFGALLMPAALGLLRATFPAEKLNMAIGIWGMVIGASTAGGPILGGLLVQHVSWQSVFFINVPVGIIALVLGLMILLDHRAENAPRSFDVLGIALLSGAMFCLVWALIKAPTWGWGDGLTWTFLGASVLGFVLFALWEKRVEEPLIPLGLFRSVPLSAGVVLMVLMAIAFLGGLFFVTFYLQNVHGMSPVDAGLHLLPLTGMMIVGSPLAGALITKTGPRIPLAGGMALTAISMYGMSTLDTGTSGAVMSLWFAGLGLGLAPVMVGATEVIVGNAPMELSGVAGGLQQAAMQIGGSLGTAVLGAVMASKVDGDLAGNWADAKLPPLTPAQLDQASEAVQVGAAPVAPGTPAALVEKITTVAHDTFISGMSLACLVAAGVAVVAVLVALLTKRGDNAEAAGTGAGHI from the coding sequence ATGACTAGTCAGACCACCATCGACACGACGGGTTCGGGGGACAAGGCTCCGGTCGCTCCGTCGGACAAGGCGCCGTCCGACGGACTGCGCGGCCATCCGTGGTTCACCCTGTTCACCGTCGCCGTCGGCGTCATGATGGTCGCCCTGGACGGCACCATCGTGGCCATCGCCAACCCGGCCATCCAGAAGGACCTGGGCGCGAGCTTCGCCGACGTCCAGTGGATCACCAACGGCTACTTCCTCGCGCTCGCGGTCACCCTGATCACCGCGGGCAAGCTCGGTGACCGCTTCGGCCACCGCCAGACCTTCCTCATAGGCGTGGTCGGTTTCGCCGCGGCCTCCGGCGCGATCGGCTTCTCCAGCAGCATCGCCCTGGTCGTCACCTTCCGCGTCTTCCAGGGCCTGTTCGGCGCGCTGCTGATGCCGGCCGCGCTCGGCCTGCTGCGGGCCACCTTCCCGGCCGAGAAGCTGAACATGGCGATCGGCATCTGGGGCATGGTCATCGGCGCCTCCACCGCGGGCGGCCCGATCCTCGGCGGTCTGCTGGTCCAGCACGTCAGCTGGCAGTCGGTGTTCTTCATCAACGTGCCGGTGGGCATCATCGCGCTGGTCCTCGGCCTGATGATCCTCCTCGACCACCGCGCCGAGAACGCCCCCCGCTCCTTCGACGTCCTGGGCATCGCGCTGCTCTCCGGCGCCATGTTCTGCCTGGTGTGGGCGCTCATCAAAGCCCCGACCTGGGGCTGGGGCGACGGCCTGACCTGGACGTTCCTGGGCGCATCGGTGCTCGGCTTCGTGCTCTTCGCCCTGTGGGAGAAGCGCGTCGAGGAGCCGCTGATCCCGCTGGGGCTGTTCCGCTCCGTACCGCTGTCGGCCGGTGTGGTCCTCATGGTGCTGATGGCCATCGCCTTCCTGGGCGGCCTTTTCTTCGTCACGTTCTACTTGCAGAACGTGCACGGTATGAGCCCGGTCGACGCCGGTCTGCACCTCCTCCCGCTCACCGGAATGATGATCGTGGGCTCACCGCTGGCCGGCGCCCTGATCACCAAGACGGGCCCGCGCATCCCGCTCGCGGGCGGCATGGCCCTCACCGCGATCTCCATGTACGGCATGTCCACGCTGGACACGGGCACCAGCGGCGCCGTCATGTCGCTCTGGTTCGCCGGTCTCGGTCTCGGCCTCGCGCCGGTCATGGTCGGCGCCACCGAGGTCATCGTGGGCAACGCGCCGATGGAGCTCTCCGGTGTGGCCGGCGGCCTCCAGCAGGCCGCGATGCAGATCGGCGGCAGCCTCGGTACGGCCGTGCTGGGCGCCGTGATGGCCTCCAAGGTCGACGGCGACCTCGCGGGCAACTGGGCCGACGCCAAGCTGCCACCGCTCACCCCGGCCCAGCTCGACCAGGCCTCCGAAGCCGTCCAGGTCGGCGCCGCACCGGTCGCCCCGGGCACCCCGGCCGCACTCGTCGAGAAGATCACGACCGTCGCCCACGACACGTTCATCTCCGGCATGAGTCTGGCCTGCCTGGTCGCCGCCGGGGTCGCCGTCGTGGCGGTCCTCGTCGCGCTCCTCACCAAGCGGGGCGACAACGCCGAGGCGGCGGGGACGGGCGCGGGCCATATCTGA
- a CDS encoding TetR family transcriptional regulator, with product METTAAQTSPPASLRERKKQRTREALLRAALELFTTQGYERTTVDEIAEAVDVSQRTFFRYFAGKEEVALFTQGVAEARFLDAVRERPPQEAPLEALRRAVLEGWDTIGESIESVVPLELHMRAYQLIESTPALLAAYLRRSAELEEEIARVIAEREGLDVDADPRPRVAVAVFGGVMRITGRLWSEGADHSIPAIRELTTAYLDQVGPALAEKWRAE from the coding sequence ATGGAGACGACAGCCGCCCAGACGTCGCCCCCGGCGAGCCTGCGCGAGCGCAAGAAGCAGCGCACCCGGGAGGCGCTGCTGCGGGCCGCCCTCGAACTGTTCACCACCCAGGGTTACGAGCGGACGACCGTCGACGAGATCGCCGAGGCCGTCGACGTCTCGCAGCGCACCTTCTTCCGGTACTTCGCGGGCAAGGAGGAGGTCGCCCTGTTCACCCAGGGGGTCGCGGAGGCGCGCTTCCTCGACGCCGTACGCGAACGCCCGCCCCAGGAAGCCCCGTTGGAGGCGCTGCGCCGCGCCGTCCTGGAGGGCTGGGACACCATCGGCGAGTCGATCGAGTCCGTCGTGCCGCTCGAACTGCACATGCGCGCCTACCAGTTGATCGAGTCGACACCCGCCCTCCTCGCCGCCTATCTGCGCCGCTCGGCGGAACTGGAGGAGGAGATCGCGCGGGTCATCGCCGAGCGCGAGGGACTCGACGTGGACGCGGACCCGAGACCGCGCGTCGCGGTGGCCGTGTTCGGCGGAGTGATGCGGATCACGGGCCGCCTGTGGAGCGAGGGGGCCGACCACAGCATCCCGGCGATCCGCGAGTTGACCACCGCTTACCTCGACCAGGTGGGGCCCGCGTTGGCGGAGAAGTGGCGCGCGGAGTGA
- a CDS encoding alpha/beta hydrolase, with the protein MTSFDSSPQLNVWRALLALAVVFVMLATSGWTALQGHRGATPLQSSRSAWEHGSVAGQRLPDPDTTPSRLARFFASLDVHERTRLAHRYPLAVGNMNGAPVTLRYEANRVAIDQQREVEKKRMHDNQLSSLGQQQAGRRMHRYEAMLQKGRDFLAFDPMGSGRVAEVFGNLDRAERISIVVPGVDTDLLTFQRTNKKYSAPVGMAQALYGAEHAAAPQARTAVIAWADYTTPSGLGMDAATGSRAEEGAIRLNALLRALPGRAPVALYCHSYGSVLCGLAAHTLPSRVSDIAVAGSPGMRAQNASSLHTTARVWAMRDSGDWIQDVPYLEFGGLGHGADPVSKAFGARVLSARGANGHGGYFEPGTESLRNFAEIGIGAYQAVQCAHEDDACRQGLSDTPAAGRA; encoded by the coding sequence GTGACTTCCTTCGACTCATCCCCCCAACTGAACGTCTGGCGCGCACTGCTCGCGCTGGCCGTGGTGTTCGTGATGCTGGCCACCAGTGGCTGGACCGCACTCCAGGGCCATCGAGGGGCAACCCCTCTCCAGTCGTCCCGCTCCGCGTGGGAGCACGGCAGCGTCGCCGGACAGCGACTGCCTGACCCGGACACCACGCCGAGCCGCCTCGCCCGCTTCTTCGCGTCCCTCGACGTCCACGAGCGCACCCGTCTCGCCCACCGCTATCCGCTCGCGGTCGGCAACATGAACGGCGCGCCCGTGACCCTGCGCTACGAGGCCAACCGCGTCGCCATCGACCAGCAGCGCGAGGTCGAGAAGAAGCGCATGCACGACAACCAGCTCTCGTCCCTGGGACAGCAGCAGGCCGGGCGCCGTATGCACCGCTACGAGGCGATGCTGCAGAAGGGGCGCGACTTCCTCGCCTTCGACCCCATGGGTTCGGGCCGGGTCGCCGAGGTCTTCGGAAACCTCGACCGGGCCGAGCGGATCTCCATCGTGGTGCCGGGCGTCGACACCGATCTGCTCACGTTCCAGCGCACCAACAAGAAGTACTCGGCGCCGGTCGGCATGGCGCAGGCCCTGTACGGGGCCGAGCACGCCGCCGCCCCCCAGGCCCGTACGGCCGTGATCGCCTGGGCCGACTACACCACGCCCAGCGGACTCGGCATGGACGCCGCCACCGGCAGCCGCGCCGAGGAGGGCGCGATCCGGCTGAACGCGCTGCTGCGCGCCCTGCCCGGCCGTGCGCCCGTCGCGCTCTACTGCCACAGCTACGGCTCCGTGCTGTGCGGTCTCGCCGCCCACACCCTGCCCTCCCGGGTCTCCGACATAGCGGTCGCCGGCAGCCCCGGCATGCGGGCCCAGAATGCGTCCTCGCTGCACACCACGGCCCGGGTCTGGGCGATGCGGGACTCCGGAGACTGGATCCAGGACGTGCCCTACCTCGAATTCGGCGGGCTCGGACACGGCGCCGACCCGGTGTCGAAGGCGTTCGGGGCCCGGGTGCTGTCCGCGCGGGGCGCGAACGGCCACGGAGGCTATTTCGAGCCGGGCACCGAGAGCCTGCGCAACTTCGCCGAGATCGGCATTGGCGCGTACCAGGCGGTGCAGTGCGCACACGAGGATGACGCGTGCCGACAGGGTTTGTCCGACACCCCGGCGGCGGGACGCGCGTAG
- a CDS encoding DUF4429 domain-containing protein, which produces MGDVLAGFHAAWEFESDSVLIRFERGIRTPKLFQALGERRIPLEAIAGVTLTPGKRGTVVLHAVPRAGADPLMEAAAGQLKEGGDPYRLVLPADRETLAEYYADELRAALTEDAEPPERYLVAPPEAPLHFKAYDGKASFDGKAVSFRWFWTGASSAKWKAGDQSFPVTGLSGVEWRSPEVFEGHLRLLRREPATAQPAQADQDPAAVVFGLGYGPVHESLPFAASVLAAVRASGPTPATAAPRRDPADIADRIRHLGELHQAGLVTDEEFTTKKAELLAEL; this is translated from the coding sequence ATGGGTGACGTACTGGCCGGATTTCATGCCGCCTGGGAGTTCGAGTCCGACTCCGTGCTCATCCGCTTCGAACGGGGGATCCGTACGCCGAAGTTGTTCCAGGCGCTCGGCGAACGGCGTATCCCCCTGGAGGCGATAGCGGGGGTCACACTGACACCGGGCAAGCGCGGAACGGTCGTCCTGCACGCCGTGCCGCGAGCGGGCGCGGATCCGTTGATGGAGGCGGCCGCAGGACAGCTGAAGGAGGGGGGCGACCCCTATCGGCTGGTGCTGCCGGCCGACCGGGAGACCCTCGCCGAGTACTACGCGGACGAGCTGCGCGCCGCGCTCACCGAGGACGCCGAACCGCCCGAGCGCTACCTCGTCGCGCCGCCCGAGGCGCCGCTCCACTTCAAGGCGTACGACGGGAAGGCCTCCTTCGACGGCAAGGCGGTGTCCTTCCGCTGGTTCTGGACGGGCGCGTCCTCCGCCAAGTGGAAGGCCGGCGACCAGAGCTTCCCGGTCACCGGCCTCAGCGGGGTCGAGTGGCGCTCCCCCGAGGTCTTCGAGGGCCATCTGCGGCTCCTGCGGCGCGAGCCCGCCACCGCACAGCCCGCCCAGGCGGACCAGGACCCGGCGGCGGTCGTCTTCGGCCTCGGTTACGGCCCCGTCCACGAGTCTCTCCCGTTCGCCGCCTCGGTCCTCGCGGCCGTACGGGCCTCGGGTCCCACCCCGGCGACCGCGGCTCCCCGCCGCGACCCGGCCGACATCGCCGACCGCATCCGCCACCTCGGCGAACTCCACCAGGCGGGCCTCGTCACGGACGAGGAGTTCACGACGAAGAAGGCGGAACTGCTGGCCGAGCTCTGA
- a CDS encoding aldo/keto reductase — MTDSRIANVELGTGGPEVGVQGLGCMGMSAAYGPTDAGEARATLERALELGVTLFDTADVYGLGENEKFISPFVRAHRDEVVLATKFGIFRDPAEPTKRTIRNDTPYIRRAVEGSLRRLDVEVIDLYYMHRRDVNIPIEETVAAMAELVREGKVKHLGLSEVTGGELRAAHAVHPIAAVQSEWSLFSRDIEAGVVPAVRELGVALVPYSPLGRGFLTGSFVHAEDLTSDDFRRTMPRFTGDNAAANAALLEPVRAVAEAHGASPGQIALAWVQHQASSLGLPVVPIPGTTRRSRVEENTAATRIVLTEDELAVLEPIASKVAGERYADMSFASAGRE; from the coding sequence ATGACGGACAGCAGGATCGCGAACGTGGAGCTGGGCACCGGCGGCCCCGAGGTCGGCGTACAGGGCCTCGGCTGCATGGGCATGAGCGCCGCGTACGGGCCCACGGACGCCGGCGAGGCCCGGGCCACCCTGGAACGGGCCCTGGAACTGGGCGTCACACTCTTCGACACGGCCGACGTGTACGGCCTGGGGGAGAACGAGAAGTTCATCTCGCCCTTCGTCAGGGCGCACCGCGACGAAGTCGTCCTCGCCACGAAGTTCGGCATCTTCCGTGATCCCGCCGAGCCGACGAAGCGGACCATCCGCAACGACACGCCGTACATCCGCCGGGCCGTCGAGGGGAGCCTGCGGCGGCTGGACGTCGAGGTCATCGACCTCTACTACATGCACCGCCGTGACGTGAACATTCCCATCGAGGAGACCGTCGCCGCGATGGCCGAGCTGGTGCGCGAGGGCAAGGTCAAGCACCTCGGGCTGAGCGAGGTCACCGGCGGGGAGCTGCGCGCCGCACACGCCGTGCACCCGATCGCGGCCGTGCAGTCGGAGTGGTCGCTGTTCAGCCGGGACATCGAGGCGGGCGTGGTGCCTGCGGTCCGTGAACTGGGCGTCGCTCTGGTGCCGTACTCGCCGCTCGGGCGCGGCTTCCTCACCGGTTCGTTCGTCCACGCCGAGGATCTGACCTCGGACGACTTCCGCCGTACGATGCCGCGTTTCACCGGCGACAACGCGGCCGCCAACGCCGCGCTGCTGGAGCCGGTGCGTGCGGTCGCCGAGGCGCACGGGGCGTCGCCGGGGCAGATCGCGCTGGCCTGGGTGCAGCACCAGGCGTCGTCGCTCGGGTTGCCGGTGGTGCCGATCCCGGGCACGACGAGGCGCAGCCGGGTCGAGGAGAACACCGCGGCCACGCGGATCGTCCTGACGGAGGACGAGTTGGCGGTGCTGGAGCCGATCGCCTCGAAGGTGGCCGGGGAGCGGTACGCGGACATGTCGTTCGCGTCGGCGGGGCGGGAGTAG
- a CDS encoding MerR family transcriptional regulator has protein sequence MTVMETTAEAAETGTSTRTRDCAAPPHRHRRPDGQDNYTISEVVAFTGLTAHTLRWYERIGLMPHIDRSHTGQRRYSNRDLDWLDLVGKLRLTGMPVADMVRYAELVREGDDTYIARFELLEATRRDVKARIAELQDTLAVLDHKISFYADAGRALASERSR, from the coding sequence ATGACGGTGATGGAGACCACGGCCGAGGCAGCCGAGACCGGCACCAGTACGCGTACCCGGGACTGCGCCGCCCCGCCCCATCGGCACCGGCGCCCGGACGGCCAGGACAACTACACGATCAGCGAGGTCGTCGCCTTCACCGGCCTCACCGCGCACACCCTGCGCTGGTACGAGCGGATCGGTCTGATGCCGCACATCGACCGCTCGCACACCGGTCAGCGCCGCTACAGCAACCGCGACCTGGACTGGCTCGACCTCGTCGGCAAGCTCCGGCTGACCGGAATGCCGGTCGCCGACATGGTCCGGTACGCGGAGCTGGTGCGCGAGGGGGACGACACGTACATCGCGCGCTTCGAGCTCCTGGAGGCGACCCGCCGCGACGTCAAGGCGCGGATCGCCGAGCTCCAGGACACCCTGGCGGTCCTCGACCACAAGATCAGTTTCTACGCGGACGCCGGGCGTGCCCTGGCGTCGGAGAGGTCCCGATGA
- a CDS encoding GNAT family N-acetyltransferase: MSLVRRAVPEDAEEVLRLRQVMIDSVFASAGPSSTEWHAQSLPTIRGRLADLDGDFVAFVVDHPDRPGALAALVAGTIEYRIGRAGNPHGAVGHVFSVATDPDARRRGYARACMDTLLDWFRERNVRQVDLNASAAAEPLYASLGFVRKADPSMRLQL, encoded by the coding sequence ATGAGTCTCGTACGCCGTGCCGTGCCCGAGGACGCCGAGGAAGTGCTGCGACTGCGCCAGGTGATGATCGACTCGGTCTTCGCCTCCGCCGGCCCCTCGTCCACCGAGTGGCACGCCCAGTCCCTTCCGACCATACGTGGCAGGCTCGCCGACCTCGACGGGGACTTCGTGGCCTTCGTCGTGGACCACCCCGACCGTCCCGGCGCTCTCGCGGCGCTCGTCGCGGGGACGATCGAGTACCGGATCGGGCGCGCGGGCAATCCGCACGGCGCGGTCGGGCACGTCTTCAGCGTCGCGACCGATCCGGACGCGCGGCGGCGGGGGTACGCGCGGGCGTGCATGGACACGCTCCTCGACTGGTTCCGCGAACGGAACGTCCGCCAGGTCGACCTCAACGCGTCCGCCGCGGCCGAGCCGCTGTACGCCTCGCTCGGATTCGTCCGCAAGGCCGACCCGTCGATGCGGCTGCAACTGTGA
- a CDS encoding pirin family protein, which produces MDVRRADERYHGGDPDAGITSFHAFSFGPHYDPDNLRFGAVIACNEEWLAPGAGFDEHPHSHTEIVTWVVEGELTHRDSAGHESVVRPGDVQRLSSAGGVRHVERNDGSVPLAFVQMWLAPLSPGGEPSYEVVHGIADSTPYAVPEAGAMLHVRRLAAGERTAVPDAGFVYVHVVRGEVLLDGEELGPGDAARITEAKDLEAVAGAPAELLLWEMTPST; this is translated from the coding sequence ATGGACGTACGGCGCGCGGACGAGCGCTACCACGGAGGTGACCCGGACGCCGGGATCACCTCCTTCCACGCCTTCTCCTTCGGACCGCACTACGACCCCGACAACCTCCGCTTCGGTGCGGTGATCGCCTGCAACGAGGAGTGGCTCGCGCCCGGCGCCGGCTTCGACGAGCACCCGCACAGTCACACCGAGATCGTCACGTGGGTGGTGGAGGGGGAGCTGACCCATCGCGACTCGGCGGGCCACGAGTCGGTGGTCCGCCCCGGAGACGTCCAGCGCCTCAGCTCCGCGGGCGGCGTCCGCCACGTGGAACGCAACGACGGCTCGGTCCCCCTCGCCTTCGTCCAGATGTGGCTGGCCCCGCTGTCACCCGGCGGCGAACCGTCCTACGAAGTCGTCCACGGCATCGCCGACTCCACGCCGTACGCCGTCCCCGAGGCCGGGGCGATGCTTCATGTGCGGAGGCTGGCGGCGGGGGAGCGGACGGCGGTGCCGGACGCCGGGTTCGTGTACGTCCATGTAGTGCGGGGCGAAGTGCTCCTGGACGGCGAGGAGTTGGGCCCCGGCGACGCGGCCCGCATCACCGAGGCCAAGGACCTGGAAGCGGTGGCGGGAGCCCCCGCGGAGCTGTTGCTGTGGGAGATGACCCCCTCGACCTGA